Proteins encoded within one genomic window of Pygocentrus nattereri isolate fPygNat1 chromosome 11, fPygNat1.pri, whole genome shotgun sequence:
- the pkp2 gene encoding plakophilin-2 — protein MAAEESLYMRTVLSLQGSVKPDDSSLALPSEDRLARSDSHTVSHRRCRVEQQVQQLTLSRRGKGSALKGSLSIGHLATSTPDRNGQVKASSFASESIKPVRRVDVSHWPSLELPQFNAGYGTLRYGSSGKSFCWRSSAFTLPAMRSVFSADHLQATVPSQHYAHSDTLKSTRPFVSGRSATLQLPSKPIYEDDPLDDVFLSEGPHITPFRSEDQMFLERQQVQRSFSQPREELHGSQDLSWLLREGWELQETASRRPSQTASQLNAEVYANGVAVAEESEAKQQARVNTVKRGKRGAEMTMRTAVSDLSQENTERQLTAAKFIQNQCYSSADAKKTLLHRRGIPKLLKLLDSEDEQLQQAAAGALRNAVFESTENKMEVKDCDGVAVILRLLSVNRNIEVRRQLTGLLWNLSSHDMLKEQLCRDAVKPLTDTVLVPCSGISEGEHPKLELLADPEVFLNATGCLRNISSAGPNGRKTMRDCNGLIDALVYYVRGTIADYKPDDKALENCVCILHNLTYQFESELPEALRPVLQESRQSLTLETHKPGCFSIRSAKIAETDNHEESDCPLLEEKGNPRGAEWLWSAITIRMYLSLVAISNRQLTQEASIGAMQNLTASTGGVSQAVAHIIVLRENGLQQVKKMLQEGEEEVRRVSLSLLKNLSRYKELYSDIIKQVLPELVAILPTTYTNTGQLVMATSICQILNNLSQASVQNASAALNQGVLPKIIKISTRDHRNGPTRAGQAAGVLLQTLWKHSELHGSYRKAGYRKTDFINSRTVRAVSSARD, from the exons ATGGCAGCGGAGGAGTCGCTCTACATGAGGACGGTGCTGTCCCTTCAGGGTTCGGTCAAACCAGACGACTCGAGTCTGGCCTTGCCGTCCGAGGACAGGCTCGCCCGCTCGGACTCCCACACCGTGAGCCACCGGCGCTGCCGAGTGGAGCAGCAAGTGCAGCAGCTCACTCTCTCCCGGAGAGGAAAGGGGTCGGCTCTCAAAG GTAGCCTGTCCATTGGCCATCTTGCAACCAGCACACCAGACAGAAATGGTCAGGTGAAG GCCTCATCTTTTGCTTCAGAGTCAATTAAGCCGGTGAGACGGGTGGATGTTTCTCACTGGCCCAGTCTGGAGCTCCCTCAGTTTAATGCGGGCTATGGGACGTTAAGGTATGGCTCGTCTGGAAAGAGCTTCTGCTGGAGGTCTTCAGCCTTTACGCTGCCTGCGATGCGATCAGTGTTTTCTGCCGACCATCTCCAGGCGACTGTCCCTTCACAGCACTATGCCCACTCTGATACGCTCAAGAGCACTCGGCCGTTCGTGTCGGGCAGGTCTGCTACGCTACAGCTTCCCAGCAAGCCCATCTATGAGGATGACCCTTTAGATGATGTCTTCCTGTCCGAGGGCCCACACATCACCCCCTTCAGGTCTGAAGATCAGATGTTTTTGGAGAGGCAGCAGGTGCAGAGATCTTTCAGTCAGCCCAGAGAGGAGCTGCATGGGTCTCAGGATCTGTCCTGGCTGCTTCGTGAAGGGTGGGAGCTACAAGAGACAGCAAGCAGACGCCCGTCGCAGACTGCTTCACAGCTCAACGCTGAGGTGTACGCAAACGGGGTGGCAGTGGCTGAAGAGTCCGAGGCCAAGCAACAAGCAAGGGTTAACACCGTAAA acgGGGAAAGCGAGGCGCAGAGATGACAATGAGGACGGCTGTGAGTGACCTTTCCCAGGAGAACACAGAAAGGCAGCTGACTGCTGCGAAGTTCATACAAAACCAGTGCTACAGCAGTGCAGATGCTAAGAAAACA CTGTTGCACAGGCGTGGCATCCCaaagctgctgaagctgctggacTCTGAAGATGAACAGCTGCAACAGGCTGCCGCAGGAGCGCTCCGAAATGCTGTCTTTGagagcacagaaaacaaaatggaGGTGAAAGATTGTGATGGTGTTGCTGTGATCCTGCGCCTGCTCAGTGTAAACCGAAACATCGAGGTGCGACGACAGCTCACAG GGCTGCTGTGGAATCTCTCCTCTCACGACATGCTGAAGGAGCAGCTGTGCAGAGACGCAGTAAAACCGCTCACTGACACCGTGCTGGTGCCCTGTTCAGGTATCTCAGAGGGGGAACACCCCAAACTGGAGCTGCTGGCTGATCCTGAGGTTTTCCTTAATGCTACAGGCTGCCTGAG GAATATAAGTTCAGCTGGTCCAAACGGACGTAAAACCATGAGAGACTGCAACGGTCTCATCGACGCTCTTGTTTATTATGTGCGTGGAACCATTGCAGATTATAAACCTGATGATAAG GCTTTAGAAAACTGCGTGTGCATCCTGCATAACCTGACTTATCAGTTTGAATCTGAGCTTCCTGAAGCACTCAGGCCAGTGCTGCAGGAGTCCAGACAGAGTCTTACGCTTGAGACCCACAAACCTGGCTGCTTCAGTATCAGGAGTGCCAAAATCGCTGAAACAGACAat CATGAGGAGTCagactgccccctgctggaagAAAAGGGAAACCCTCGAGGTGCTGAGTGGCTGTGGAGTGCCATTACCATTCGCATGTATCTGTCCCTTGTTGCCATTAGCAACCGCCAGCTGACACAGGAGGCATCCATAGGAGCCATGCAGAACCTCACAGCAAGCACCGGAGGG GTGTCGCAAGCTGTAGCCCACATCATAGTGCTGAGAGAGAACGGCCTGCAGCAGGTAAAGAAGATGCTCcaggagggagaggaagaagtGAGGAGGGTCTCCCTGAGTCTGCTCAAAAACCTGTCCCGCTACAAAGAACTCTACTCAGACATCA TTAAACAGGTGTTGCCGGAGCTGGTAGCCATACTTCCCACGACTTACACAAACACAGGACAGCTTGTGATGGCCACGTCAATCTGTCAAATTCTCAACAACCTGAGCCAAGCTTCTGTACAGAACGCTAGTGCCGCTCTGAACCAGGGGGTGCTACCCAAGATCATCAAAATCAGCACCAGAGACCACAG AAATGGACCTACGAGAGCTGGCCAGGCTGCTGGTGTCCTGCTGCAGACTCTGTGGAAACATTCAGAGCTTCATGGGAGCTACAGGAAG GCTGGTTATAGGAAGACAGACTTCATAAACAGCAGAACAGTGAGGGCAGTCAGTTCTGCTCGTGACTGA